The Candidatus Manganitrophaceae bacterium region GGCGCGTAGGCCACTTTGATTCCAAGCGGCTCCAGATATTGACCGATCCATCCCCTGCTGGAGTAAACGGTCGTCAGCGCAATCCCTCCGACCGCGGTCGGGAGGGCAAAAGGAAGATCGACCAATCCGTCGACGATCCGCTTGCCGGGAAATGAATACCGGACAAGCACCCAGGAGACGAGCAGCCCGAAGAGGACATTCACCAGCGCCGCCACGAGCGACGCCCCCAGGCTTAACCGGTAGGAGGCCAACGCCCGGGGGGAGGCGATCGTCTCCCAAAACTGTCCCCAGCTCAGCGTCATCGTCCGGAGAAAAAGGGTGGAGAGGGGGATCAGGACGATAAATCCGAGGTAAAAAAGGGTAAACCCCATTGCCAGTCCAAACCCCGGAAGGATGCTCTTTTGTTTGAAGCCCATCTAAACCGCGCTCCTTAAAACATTTTCGGGAAAATCGGCTCCTTCAACACGCCGGCCCTGAGCCTCGTCGAAGGGTGCCCGTCAGGGGGGGGGACGATCCGGCTGGCCCCGGACCCTCCCCCCCGCTCCTGAGCCGACCGCTTAGCCGCCCGGCTGATAGATCTGATCAAAAACGCCGCCATCGGCAAAGTGGGTCTTTTGCGCCTTCTGCCAGCCGCCGAAGACCTCGTCGATGGTGAAGAGGGTCACCTTCGGAAATTGATCGGCATGTTTGGACGCAACCGATTCAAGCCGCGGCCGGTAAAAATGCTTCGCTGCAATCTCCTGCCCCTCCTCCGAATAAAGATAGTCGAGATACGCTTGCGCCACCGCCCGGGTGCCGCGCCGGTCGACCACTTTATCGACCAGAGCGACCGGCGGCTCAGCCAAGATGCTGATCGACGGCGCGATGACCTCGAACTTTCCCTTGCCGATCTCATTGATGGCGAGGAGCGCCTCATTTTCCCAGGCGATCAGCACATCTCCGATTCCCCGTTCCACAAAGGTCGTCGTCGCCCCCCGCGCGCCGGAGTCGAGCACAGGCACGTTCTTATAGACCTGGGTCACATACTCTTTCGCCTTCCCCTCGTCCCCGCCGTTCTTTTTCAGCGCATATCCCCACGCGGCCAAATAATTCCACCGCGCGCCGCCGGAGGTCTTCGGGTTTGGGGTGATGACCGAGACCCCCGGCTTGGCGAGATCTTCCCAACCTTTGATCCCCTTCGGATTTCCCTTTCGGACCAAAAAGACGATCGTCGAAGTGTAGGGCGCGCTGTTGTTCGGAAGACGCGATTGCCAATTCTTCGGAAGCAGACCGGCTTTCTCCGAGATGGCATCGATGTCATAGGCGAGCGCCAAGGTGACCACATCGGCTTCGAGGCCGTCGATGACGGCGCGCGCCTGCTTTCCCGATCCGCCATGGGATTGTTTGACCGTCACATTCTGTCCGTTTTTCTCCTTCCACTTTTTTGAGAAGGCGGTGTTGAACTCTTGATAAAGCTCCCGTGTGGGGTCATAGGAAGCGTTCAGCAGCATGATGTCCGCCGCTGGTAGCGTTTGGGTTTTCCCAAACGCTACCAGGAGGCTGGAGAGAATAAAGAGCCAAACTTTATTTGACATGATCGATCTCCTAAACGAGCGTGTCTATCATCCGGTTAAAATGCGATCTGGGATCGGCCCAAAAAGGCCTTTTCCTTTTCACGATTCCCTCTGACGGCCCCCCCCTCGAATTCAGTCAGCTCATAGTCGAACATAAACTTCACCACTTTATTCAAATACCAGTTGACCCCGGCGGCCTTTGCCTTCGCCTCTCGCGCCGACTTGGTCGGATCGGCAAAAAGAGGAAAGGCATCCCGGTCAACGGTCAACACATTATAACGGGCAGCCACTTCAAAAGCACCCCATTTCCCCGATCCGGGATCGAATGGACGAAGCGGAGAGACGCTTCCATAAGAATTTTTTTCCCCTGTCAGTAAGTAGGAGACGGTCGCTTGCCAGGCAGTGTTCTTGACTTTTTCCGTCGCCGGATCTCTTCGGAGCTCTTGCGAGGAGCGGACATATTCTCCGATCAGACCGAATGACCCCCAATAATAATAAGCCTGCGGCGAAATTCGGAATCGGGCCCCGTCTGCGAGGGTGGCGGAGGTGGCTGTCGTTCCTGATCGGTATTGAAAAAAAACTTGCTG contains the following coding sequences:
- a CDS encoding sulfate ABC transporter substrate-binding protein; translated protein: MSNKVWLFILSSLLVAFGKTQTLPAADIMLLNASYDPTRELYQEFNTAFSKKWKEKNGQNVTVKQSHGGSGKQARAVIDGLEADVVTLALAYDIDAISEKAGLLPKNWQSRLPNNSAPYTSTIVFLVRKGNPKGIKGWEDLAKPGVSVITPNPKTSGGARWNYLAAWGYALKKNGGDEGKAKEYVTQVYKNVPVLDSGARGATTTFVERGIGDVLIAWENEALLAINEIGKGKFEVIAPSISILAEPPVALVDKVVDRRGTRAVAQAYLDYLYSEEGQEIAAKHFYRPRLESVASKHADQFPKVTLFTIDEVFGGWQKAQKTHFADGGVFDQIYQPGG
- the cysT gene encoding sulfate ABC transporter permease subunit CysT, with product MGFKQKSILPGFGLAMGFTLFYLGFIVLIPLSTLFLRTMTLSWGQFWETIASPRALASYRLSLGASLVAALVNVLFGLLVSWVLVRYSFPGKRIVDGLVDLPFALPTAVGGIALTTVYSSRGWIGQYLEPLGIKVAYAPLGVVIALTFIGLPFVVRTVQPVLEDFHPEFEEAATTLGASRWQVFFRVILPTLMPALLTGFALAFARALGEYGSVVFISGNMPMRTEITPLLIMTKLEQFDYAGATALAVVMLGVSFLLLLAINLLQWWSRNRLAAL